A genomic window from Antedon mediterranea chromosome 4, ecAntMedi1.1, whole genome shotgun sequence includes:
- the LOC140047392 gene encoding cytoplasmic polyadenylation element-binding protein 2-like yields MGDYGYRGTTSHTRPLSPLEFYPINRGTTSLFSSNNNNNDSATIMQDEIIAEKLAMKQQSLQLQQLSPSAEVNSDNSDISPKSKSEELNSATVPEKDFKQEIITESIDSSTASTLQQQLVGFQQEPISTLASSTSANSVANNGVSPAFWSSALADETQLQNLHSLNGTVQFPNYTLNASMFSPSLAASQLNMQKQQQQQHRHSCLPPQPTQQAFFQTASQLQQVQLQQAQIQQLQAQVAGSLFIPQKQYNWSNPQQQQQSRWSTASGQTLHQHHNNPWSAASSSNIHSQNATNALNRRSMPSLMNSQLGPLSPTKGRPSNPIISPPKFQRSSSVPGKNPMNMGIPGSGYHQKRNGDINTNTLFPYHGQDRQMANSMGDPMKLSSLEHQLLDIMKGADQPLDPFGSGPWSSPLFNTDGLLDDGQHDQVVPSLMSPSRMSPRDYGGERFSRKVFVGGLPPDIDEEEITASFRRFGPLVVDWPHKAESKSYFPPKGYAFLLFQDERSVQALIDACIKEGDKLYLCVSSPTIKDKPVQIRPWNLGDSDFVLDGTQPLDPRKTIFVGGVPRPLRALELAMIMDRLYGGVCYAGIDTDPELKYPKGAGRVAFANQQSYIAAISARFVQLQHGDIDKRVEVKPYVLDDQMCDECQGTRCAGKFAPFFCANVTCLQYYCEICWATIHSRPGREFHKPLVKEGSDRPRTMPFRW; encoded by the exons ATGGGGGATTACGGTTATCGAGGAACCACAAGTCACACTAGGCCACTTTCTCCGTTAGAATTTTATCCAATTAACCGTGGAACAACGTCTTTGTTTTCGtccaacaataacaacaacgaCTCTGCAACCATCATGCAGGATGAGATTATTGCTGAAAAACTGGCTATGAAGCAGCAGtcattacaattacaacaaCTTTCTCCTAGTGCTGAGGTAAATTCTGATAACTCTGATATTTCTCCAAAATCTAAGTCAGAAGAACTTAATTCAGCAACCGTCCCTGAGAAAGATTTTAAACAAGAGATAATTACAGAGTCAATTGACTCTTCTACAGCATCAACATTGCAACAACAGCTGGTTGGTTTTCAGCAAGAACCTATTTCTACACTAGCTTCGTCAACCAGTGCGAACAGTGTAGCAAATAATGGTGTTAGTCCAGCATTTTGGTCATCAGCTTTGGCTGATGAAACTCAACTTCAAAACCTTCACTCCCTCAATGGAACCGTGCAATTTCCAAATTATACACTAAATGCTTCAATGTTTAGTCCTAGCCTCGCTGCCTCTCAGCTAAACATGCAGaaacagcagcagcaacagcaTCGGCACAGTTGCTTGCCTCCCCAGCCCACACAACAAGCATTCTTTCAAACTGCCAGTCAGCTACAACAAGTACAGTTACAACAGGCCCAGATTCAGCAACTACAAGCTCAAGTTGCTGGTAGTCTATTCATTCCCCAGAAACAGTACAACTGGAGTAATCCACAACAGCAGCAGCAATCGAGATGGAGCACAGCCTCCGGACAAACATTGCACCAACATCACAATAATCCATGGAGTGCAGCAAGTTCATCTAACATACACAGTCAAAATGCTACCAATGCACTCAACAGACGGTCCATGCCTTCTCTAATGAATAGTCAACTTGGACCGCTTTCGCCCACTAAGGGTAGACCGTCGAACCCAATAATTTCACCGCCTAAATTCCAGCGCAGTTCTTCTGTACCTGGCAAGAATCCTATGAATATGGGTATACCAGGAAGTGGGTACCACCAAAAAAGGAATGGCGATATCAACACCAACACACTTTTCCCATACCATGGCCAG GATCGGCAAATGGCAAACTCTATGGGCGACCCAATGAAGCTGTCATCATTGGAGCATCAATTGTTAGATATTATGAAGGGAGCAGACCAGCCTCTTGATCCATTTGGAAGTGGTCCGT GGTCGAGTCCTTTGTTTAATACAGATGGTTTACTAGACGACGGTCAACACGATCAAGTAGTTCCATCCCTAATGTCGCCATCCCGCATGTCACCGCGTGATTACGGTGGAGAACGCTTCTCGCGAAAAGTGTTCGTAGGTGGACTACCACCCGACATAGACGAAG AGGAAATTACCGCAAGTTTTCGTCGATTTGGACCTTTAGTTGTTGATTGGCCGCATAAAGCTGAAAGCAAGTCCTACTTTCCTCCAAAGG GTTACGCATTCCTGTTGTTCCAAGATGAAAGGTCTGTTCAAGCCCTGATAGACGCTTGTATTAAAGAAGGCGACAAGCTATACCTATGCGTTTCAAGCCCTACCATTAAGGACAAACCA GTACAGATTCGTCCATGGAATTTGGGAGATAGTGACTTTGTTCTCGATGGCACACAGCCACTAGACCCTCGCAAGACCATATTTGTCGGCGGTGTTCCGCGTCCACTCAGAGCAC TTGAGTTGGCTATGATAATGGACCGTTTGTATGGAGGCGTATGTTATGCTGGTATAGACACTGATCCAGAACTGAAGTACCCGAAAGGCGCAGGGAGAGTAGCCTTCGCAAACCAGCAGAGTTACATCGCGGCAATTAGCGCACGCTTTGTTCAACTACAACATGGCGACATTGATAAGAGG GTTGAAGTGAAGCCATACGTGCTGGACGACCAGATGTGTGACGAATGCCAAGGGACACGTTGTGCCGGAAAGTTTGCACCGTTCTTCTGTGCTAATGTGACCTGTCTACAATATTACTGCGAGATATGCTGGGCGACCATACATTCTCGGCCAGGCCGTGAGTTTCACAAACCACTTGTGAAGGAAGGTTCGGATCGTCCTCGCACCATGCCATTCCGTTGGTAG